Proteins encoded together in one Aurantiacibacter aquimixticola window:
- a CDS encoding sugar MFS transporter produces the protein MALAPDVASSTDPRPVVDDDTPPVNAPGLQYFVFGLFFIFGGITSLNDVLIPKLRELFTLSYTEAMLVQFCFFAAYLLIGIPGAKLVKKIGYMRGAVAGLTTMIAGCLLFIPASQTATYAIFLGALFILASGVVIVQVVANPLISLLGPPSTTHSRLTFAQAFNSLGTTVFPIVGAAVILGSLADVTADQLEGAALQAYRAAESEAIWQGYLGVAALIALVAGAVWMFRNRLPHDASIMGEGDLVSNSRYLIGLALVVAGAFLAIQVNGWLGVLVILAAPAYWLYDNPLLRRTRFSFGALCIFLYVGGEVAIGSIVINYLLQDQVMANGGPFTAFLNGLVGAEPNAVEWLIGLYWGGAMVGRFIGSWALRKFSPGLILTFNAIGAIVLVLISTNTTGELSGYSLLAVGLMNSIMFPTIFSLACEKLGPRAADGSGIINVAIFGGAVVPLLYGVVADATGGNLALAMVIPIVCYAVIACFGIFARRPATS, from the coding sequence ATGGCCTTAGCGCCCGACGTCGCCAGCAGCACCGATCCGCGTCCCGTCGTCGATGACGATACGCCGCCGGTGAATGCGCCCGGCCTGCAATATTTCGTTTTCGGACTGTTTTTCATCTTCGGCGGGATCACTTCGCTCAACGATGTGCTGATCCCGAAGCTGCGCGAGCTCTTCACGCTCAGCTACACCGAAGCGATGCTCGTCCAGTTCTGCTTCTTCGCTGCCTACCTGCTGATCGGCATTCCCGGCGCGAAGCTGGTGAAGAAAATCGGCTACATGCGTGGTGCTGTCGCTGGGCTTACCACGATGATTGCAGGCTGCCTGCTGTTCATTCCGGCAAGCCAGACCGCGACTTACGCAATCTTCCTTGGCGCGCTTTTCATCCTGGCAAGCGGCGTGGTGATCGTTCAGGTGGTGGCGAACCCACTTATCAGCCTGCTCGGCCCGCCCTCGACGACGCATAGCCGCCTGACTTTCGCGCAGGCGTTCAACTCGCTCGGCACGACCGTCTTTCCCATCGTGGGCGCGGCGGTGATCCTCGGCAGTCTTGCCGATGTGACAGCGGACCAGCTCGAAGGCGCAGCTCTGCAAGCCTATCGCGCAGCGGAGAGCGAGGCGATCTGGCAGGGCTATCTCGGTGTTGCCGCACTCATCGCGCTGGTCGCGGGCGCGGTGTGGATGTTCCGCAATCGCCTGCCGCACGATGCATCGATCATGGGTGAAGGCGACCTGGTGTCGAATTCGCGCTACCTGATCGGCCTCGCGCTCGTCGTCGCCGGTGCCTTTCTCGCGATCCAGGTCAATGGCTGGCTCGGGGTGCTCGTCATTCTCGCGGCGCCGGCATACTGGCTCTACGACAATCCGCTGTTGCGGCGCACGCGGTTCAGCTTCGGCGCGCTGTGCATCTTCCTGTACGTCGGCGGGGAGGTGGCCATCGGATCGATCGTCATCAATTATCTGCTTCAGGATCAGGTAATGGCGAACGGCGGCCCGTTCACTGCGTTTCTGAATGGTCTCGTGGGGGCAGAGCCCAATGCGGTGGAATGGCTGATCGGTCTTTACTGGGGCGGGGCCATGGTCGGCCGGTTTATCGGTTCGTGGGCGCTGCGCAAATTCAGCCCGGGCCTGATCCTGACCTTCAACGCCATCGGTGCCATTGTGCTGGTCCTCATCTCGACCAACACGACGGGCGAGCTGTCCGGCTATTCGCTCCTCGCGGTCGGCCTGATGAACTCGATCATGTTTCCGACCATCTTCTCGCTCGCCTGTGAGAAGCTGGGGCCGCGCGCGGCGGACGGATCGGGCATTATCAATGTCGCCATCTTCGGCGGCGCGGTCGTGCCGCTGCTTTACGGCGTGGTGGCCGATGCGACGGGCGGCAATCTGGCGCTCGCAATGGTGATCCCGATCGTCTGCTATGCGGTCATCGCCTGCTTCGGCATCTTCGCCCGGCGGCCCGCGAC
- a CDS encoding glycoside hydrolase family 3 protein, producing the protein MITFPWEEGFAMRVGVSVRAMAAAAVCGLGLSACATVPEDGNTPVAVATVQGEDAVVADIVSRMTLERKIAQLIQPQINSFTAEDMERYRFGSYLNGGNGGPYGDEFAQASEWLRLADEMYDASVRPMPNGEPIVPVMWGTDAVHGHTNVPGATIFPHNIGLGAAGDPDLVRRIGHATAMEIEVTGIDWNFSPTVAVARNDRWGRTYESYSENPELVATLGAALVEGLQGDPDAPGYLGTGRVIATAKHFFGDGGTTNGVDQGDVNGDLADLMAVHAVPYPAAIEAGVETIMASFNSINGRKMHGNERLLTDVLRGQMGFDGLVVGDWNGHGQVQGCTVTDCPESLLAGLDIYMVPDDWRGLMENLIAQVNDGTIPMARVDEAVTRVLRVKYRAGLLGPDSQRPSERGLAGQYELLASPEHRALAREAAARSQVILKNDGVLPIQPGTNVLVAGSAAHNIAQAAGGWTLTWQGGGELSNDDFPNATSIYDGIAQAAASGGGSATLSADGSYTATPDVAVVVFGERPYAEFAGDVPDLAFRDEEGLELLRQFDAAGIPAVAVFLSGRPMWVNRELNAADGFVASWLPGSEGGGVADVLFGARPASGRLSFSWPESCGATPVNGADGALFRVGYGRSLTDTSPLRQLDEECAALEAGAGADWFVSGRLSDGIRVRAGEVDMAQMLGTAPLATMRGYDRNAQEDAREITIADNGYIEFFGIGADEAYRIAYEVPERPEGTVTITSGTSRLDATQYMAIAAGKGWREMVLTAACLPALGNTLRIDASQEFTLRIHTIRREDVAEGTDCAF; encoded by the coding sequence TTGATAACGTTCCCATGGGAAGAGGGTTTTGCGATGCGGGTCGGGGTTTCTGTGCGTGCGATGGCCGCTGCGGCGGTGTGTGGTCTGGGGCTTTCGGCCTGTGCGACAGTGCCGGAGGACGGCAACACGCCGGTCGCGGTGGCCACAGTGCAGGGGGAGGACGCCGTCGTCGCCGATATCGTCTCGCGCATGACGCTGGAGCGCAAGATCGCGCAGCTGATCCAGCCGCAGATCAACAGCTTCACGGCAGAAGACATGGAGCGTTACCGCTTCGGCAGCTATCTCAATGGCGGCAATGGCGGGCCGTACGGGGACGAATTCGCGCAGGCTTCCGAATGGCTGCGCCTCGCCGATGAGATGTATGATGCCTCCGTGCGGCCCATGCCCAATGGCGAACCGATCGTCCCGGTGATGTGGGGCACGGATGCGGTCCACGGCCACACCAACGTGCCGGGCGCGACGATCTTCCCGCACAATATCGGCCTCGGCGCGGCGGGCGATCCCGATCTGGTGCGCCGCATCGGCCACGCCACGGCGATGGAAATCGAAGTGACGGGCATTGACTGGAACTTCTCTCCCACCGTCGCGGTCGCGCGCAACGATCGCTGGGGGCGGACCTATGAAAGCTATTCGGAGAACCCCGAACTGGTCGCCACGCTCGGCGCGGCGCTGGTGGAAGGGCTGCAGGGCGATCCCGATGCCCCAGGCTATCTCGGCACCGGCCGCGTGATTGCGACGGCCAAGCATTTCTTCGGTGATGGCGGCACCACGAACGGCGTGGATCAGGGCGACGTCAATGGCGACCTGGCGGATCTGATGGCCGTCCACGCCGTGCCCTATCCCGCCGCCATCGAGGCGGGCGTCGAGACGATCATGGCCAGCTTCAATTCGATCAATGGCCGCAAGATGCACGGAAACGAGCGCCTGCTGACGGATGTCCTGCGCGGGCAGATGGGTTTCGACGGGCTCGTCGTCGGCGACTGGAACGGCCATGGCCAGGTGCAGGGCTGCACCGTCACCGATTGCCCGGAATCGCTGCTGGCGGGGCTCGATATCTACATGGTGCCCGACGACTGGCGCGGACTGATGGAAAACCTGATTGCGCAGGTCAATGACGGCACGATCCCGATGGCGCGCGTGGACGAAGCGGTGACCCGCGTGCTGCGCGTGAAATATCGCGCCGGCCTGCTCGGCCCCGATTCGCAGCGCCCGTCCGAACGCGGTCTCGCCGGGCAATACGAGCTGCTGGCATCGCCCGAGCATCGCGCGCTGGCAAGAGAGGCTGCGGCGCGTTCGCAGGTGATCCTCAAGAATGACGGCGTGCTGCCGATCCAGCCGGGCACGAATGTGCTGGTGGCGGGCAGCGCGGCGCACAATATCGCGCAGGCCGCAGGCGGATGGACGCTTACCTGGCAAGGCGGCGGAGAGCTTTCCAACGACGATTTCCCCAACGCCACCTCGATCTACGACGGCATCGCCCAAGCTGCGGCGAGCGGAGGCGGCAGCGCCACGCTGTCCGCCGATGGCAGCTATACGGCCACGCCCGACGTCGCGGTCGTCGTCTTCGGCGAGCGGCCCTATGCCGAATTCGCGGGTGACGTGCCCGATCTCGCTTTCCGTGACGAGGAAGGGCTGGAGCTTCTGCGCCAATTCGACGCCGCCGGTATCCCCGCCGTCGCCGTTTTCCTTTCCGGTCGCCCGATGTGGGTGAATCGGGAGCTGAACGCCGCCGACGGTTTCGTTGCCTCATGGCTGCCCGGCAGCGAAGGGGGCGGCGTGGCGGACGTGCTGTTCGGCGCGCGCCCGGCAAGCGGACGCCTCAGCTTCAGCTGGCCCGAAAGCTGCGGGGCGACGCCGGTGAACGGCGCGGATGGCGCGCTGTTCCGGGTCGGCTACGGCCGCTCGCTCACCGACACATCGCCGCTGCGCCAGCTGGACGAGGAATGCGCTGCGCTGGAAGCGGGCGCGGGAGCCGACTGGTTCGTTTCGGGCCGCCTGTCCGACGGCATCCGCGTGCGCGCGGGCGAAGTCGACATGGCGCAGATGCTCGGCACGGCCCCGCTGGCGACCATGCGCGGTTACGATCGCAACGCGCAGGAAGATGCGCGTGAAATCACCATTGCCGACAACGGATATATCGAATTCTTCGGTATCGGCGCGGACGAGGCCTATCGTATCGCTTACGAAGTGCCCGAACGGCCCGAAGGCACGGTGACGATCACGTCGGGTACCAGCCGGCTGGACGCGACACAGTACATGGCCATCGCAGCGGGCAAGGGCTGGCGCGAGATGGTCCTGACTGCGGCGTGCCTGCCTGCGCTGGGCAACACCTTGCGGATCGATGCATCGCAGGAATTCACGCTGCGCATCCACACCATCCGCCGCGAGGACGTTGCCGAAGGAACCGATTGCGCTTTCTGA
- a CDS encoding glycoside hydrolase family 16 protein has protein sequence MKLGRFFRHVAAALGLSAMLTACGGSDTPPTPRAAPVVDASGEWQLVWQDEFTGDTLDPAWNRIEDCWGGGNDERQCYTGRAANIALENGVLVLTARQESYTGDAWPDHMKPGRDDPDAQKTQDFTSGKLTTEGNRSWTYGRFEIRARLPQGQGVWPAFWMLPEDSGEGWPVSGEIDILEAVNLGVECEECEAGGENSVLGTLHYGARPSGNEYTNRKISYPAVLDDQFHTFGVIWEEGRFTWTLDGEPYGTLTAEDWWTSASNDPNAPFDHPFHLILNLAIGGNWPENTSLRGVSTEGFPKQLEVDWVRVWQCDADPATGRGCL, from the coding sequence ATGAAATTGGGACGTTTCTTCCGCCATGTTGCAGCCGCCTTAGGGCTGAGTGCAATGCTCACGGCCTGCGGCGGCAGCGACACACCGCCGACGCCCCGCGCGGCACCCGTCGTCGATGCAAGCGGCGAGTGGCAGCTCGTTTGGCAGGACGAGTTTACCGGCGACACGCTGGATCCCGCCTGGAACCGGATCGAGGATTGCTGGGGGGGCGGCAATGACGAGCGGCAGTGCTACACCGGGAGGGCCGCCAATATCGCGCTGGAGAACGGTGTTCTCGTCCTCACCGCTCGACAGGAAAGCTACACCGGCGATGCCTGGCCCGATCACATGAAGCCGGGCCGCGACGATCCCGATGCGCAGAAGACGCAGGACTTTACGTCGGGCAAACTGACCACCGAGGGCAATCGCAGCTGGACCTATGGCCGCTTCGAAATCCGCGCGCGCCTGCCGCAGGGGCAGGGCGTATGGCCGGCCTTCTGGATGCTGCCGGAAGACAGTGGTGAGGGCTGGCCTGTCTCGGGGGAGATCGATATCTTGGAAGCGGTCAACCTCGGTGTCGAATGCGAGGAATGCGAAGCGGGCGGAGAGAATTCGGTCCTCGGCACGCTGCATTACGGCGCGCGCCCGTCGGGCAACGAATACACCAATCGGAAGATTTCCTACCCCGCGGTGCTGGACGATCAATTCCACACCTTCGGCGTGATCTGGGAAGAGGGGCGCTTTACCTGGACATTGGATGGCGAACCATACGGCACGCTGACGGCGGAAGATTGGTGGACCAGCGCCAGCAACGATCCGAACGCGCCGTTCGACCATCCCTTCCACCTGATCCTCAATCTCGCCATCGGCGGCAACTGGCCAGAGAATACCAGTCTTCGCGGCGTGTCGACCGAGGGGTTTCCTAAGCAGCTGGAGGTGGACTGGGTGCGCGTCTGGCAATGCGATGCCGATCCCGCTACCGGTCGCGGCTGTCTGTAA
- a CDS encoding TonB-dependent receptor, translating to MRKSIFTPANRVRSLATVSSLALCAAVSNVAIAQDTIEEEMEDQADPDPTDENVIIVSGFRQSLESAQDFKENADTVVDVITAEDIGALADRSVAEALQRVPGVNISRFASPDDPDRFSVEGSGVIIRGLPFVRSELNGRDIFSANGGRTLSFNDVSPELLGRVEVFKNTTADMIDGGISGTVNLVTRKPLDNPGFNLGGTIEANIGDLAEEWSPGFSVLGSNTFDTGIGTFGLQLAYAQQELVTRTDASQITDPCYRDEDLFSGGCLRARDVGSGGFGGSNFDETNFPPENSVVVPKGAGVRTTELTRDRNAYSAVGQFESLDGRFLLTAEYLRADTEATLEEFAILALVNNDAFFPVPQDGTNFTFEDGIFQSGTLTQNSGGIPGVTAETLRFQQETEATTEDFSVDVFMELTDRFRLNFEGQYINSSLDAAGVIFAMQTYADIFIDNSGKTPDIRFLQPGTQDSPSSYFTDPALTYFWFHLDNQIDNEGSLYSLRGDAEYDISDTGFIRKARFGARWAERNRVTRNANFSNWSNLGAPWTGRGGNWNCGDPQAYGCGGAYAFDFPDQAIVLDPFADNFQRGNAVTPIGQGGAIFYGGTDNLVEAYLNGSLGEDLQDIKDFTLTPEGRPLIDGRTQQQPDGEVAPCSPFCPSEIVPVDETTNAAYARVDFGHDFANGMEFSGNIGVRYVETNVRSRGLVGFIAPDYVDATVPGTNFGGDGDGVAEVSDIENRCDNVPDGQQAPGYCSLSDERRAEFVAGLTGDVFTDFSDETYDHWLPSFNARLDLDNGIVLRTAVSKGIFRPDLAAFRTGGFVFDNTNNLVQGGTQDTGPLFGLFTGNRSLRPVESWNYDLSAEWYFDDVGSLTAAFFAKDISNQEISGASVQELTSPEGTSIDVIINGPVNSDSSTLYGVEVAYQDTFEFLPGPLSGLGTQLTYTYVDAGAFNNNDIGAERSPFAQNLPLTGISKHTYNAVLFYEMYGFSARAAYNWRDEYLLTTRDVIFPFQPIFNESTGQLDASIFYDLTDNLKIGVQGVNLLDEVTRTSQVFDFDQTRVTRSAFRNDRRFTFLVRFDF from the coding sequence GTGCGCAAATCCATTTTCACGCCCGCGAATCGGGTCCGCAGCCTCGCAACCGTGTCCAGCCTGGCGCTGTGCGCGGCGGTTTCGAATGTCGCCATCGCGCAGGACACTATCGAGGAGGAAATGGAGGATCAGGCCGATCCAGATCCCACGGATGAGAATGTCATCATCGTCAGCGGCTTCCGCCAGTCGCTGGAAAGCGCACAGGATTTCAAGGAAAACGCCGACACCGTCGTCGACGTGATCACCGCCGAAGACATCGGCGCGCTGGCCGACCGTTCCGTCGCCGAGGCGCTGCAGCGCGTCCCGGGCGTGAACATCAGTCGGTTTGCCTCGCCTGACGATCCCGACCGCTTCTCGGTCGAAGGGTCCGGCGTCATCATTCGTGGCCTGCCCTTCGTGCGTTCGGAGCTGAACGGCCGCGACATCTTCTCGGCCAATGGCGGTCGGACACTGTCTTTCAACGATGTCTCGCCCGAGCTGCTGGGGCGTGTCGAGGTCTTCAAGAATACCACTGCCGACATGATCGATGGCGGCATTTCCGGCACGGTGAACCTGGTCACGCGCAAGCCGCTCGACAATCCGGGTTTCAATCTTGGCGGCACAATCGAGGCGAATATTGGCGATTTGGCCGAAGAATGGTCGCCAGGTTTCTCCGTCCTTGGATCGAACACCTTCGATACGGGGATCGGCACATTCGGGCTGCAACTGGCTTATGCCCAGCAGGAGCTCGTCACCCGCACGGACGCCTCGCAAATTACCGACCCGTGCTACCGCGATGAGGATCTCTTCAGTGGAGGTTGCTTGCGTGCGCGCGATGTTGGTTCCGGCGGCTTCGGCGGGAGCAATTTCGACGAAACCAATTTCCCGCCCGAGAACAGCGTGGTGGTGCCGAAGGGCGCGGGCGTACGCACGACCGAATTGACCCGTGATCGCAACGCCTATTCCGCCGTCGGCCAGTTTGAGAGCCTCGACGGCCGGTTCCTCCTAACCGCCGAATATCTGCGTGCGGATACCGAGGCGACACTAGAGGAATTCGCCATCCTCGCTCTCGTAAACAATGACGCGTTTTTCCCGGTGCCTCAGGACGGAACGAATTTCACCTTCGAGGACGGCATTTTCCAGAGCGGAACGCTGACGCAGAATTCGGGCGGCATTCCCGGCGTCACTGCCGAAACCCTTCGGTTCCAGCAGGAAACCGAAGCGACTACCGAAGACTTCTCGGTCGATGTGTTCATGGAGCTGACGGATCGCTTCCGTCTCAACTTTGAAGGCCAGTATATCAATTCCTCGCTCGATGCGGCGGGCGTCATCTTCGCGATGCAGACCTACGCGGACATCTTCATCGACAATTCCGGCAAGACGCCCGACATTCGTTTCCTGCAGCCGGGCACGCAAGATTCGCCGAGCAGCTATTTCACCGATCCCGCGCTCACTTATTTCTGGTTCCATCTCGACAACCAGATCGACAATGAAGGCTCGCTCTATTCGTTGCGCGGCGATGCCGAATACGATATTTCCGATACCGGCTTCATCCGCAAGGCGCGCTTCGGCGCACGCTGGGCGGAACGCAACCGCGTCACCCGCAACGCCAATTTCAGCAATTGGTCGAACCTTGGCGCACCATGGACGGGTCGCGGCGGGAATTGGAATTGCGGCGATCCGCAGGCCTATGGCTGCGGCGGTGCTTATGCTTTCGATTTCCCCGATCAGGCAATCGTGCTCGACCCTTTCGCCGACAATTTCCAGCGCGGCAATGCCGTCACTCCTATCGGACAGGGCGGCGCCATTTTCTACGGCGGTACCGATAATCTGGTCGAAGCGTATCTGAACGGCTCGCTCGGCGAGGATCTGCAGGACATCAAGGACTTCACCCTGACGCCCGAAGGTCGCCCGCTGATCGATGGCCGGACGCAGCAACAACCCGACGGCGAAGTCGCACCGTGTTCACCGTTCTGCCCGTCCGAGATCGTGCCGGTGGATGAAACGACGAACGCCGCCTATGCGCGGGTCGATTTCGGCCACGACTTCGCGAACGGCATGGAATTCTCCGGCAATATCGGCGTCCGCTATGTCGAAACGAATGTGCGCTCACGCGGACTGGTCGGCTTCATCGCACCCGACTATGTCGACGCGACCGTTCCGGGGACGAATTTCGGCGGTGATGGTGATGGTGTCGCCGAAGTATCGGATATCGAGAACCGGTGCGACAACGTTCCTGACGGCCAGCAGGCTCCGGGCTATTGCAGCCTCTCCGACGAACGCCGCGCGGAATTTGTCGCTGGATTGACCGGAGACGTCTTCACTGACTTCTCGGACGAAACCTACGATCACTGGCTCCCCAGCTTCAACGCGCGCCTCGATCTAGACAATGGGATCGTTCTCCGTACGGCGGTGTCGAAAGGGATTTTCCGGCCGGATCTCGCGGCCTTTCGAACCGGTGGCTTCGTGTTCGACAACACGAACAACCTTGTGCAGGGCGGGACGCAGGATACCGGCCCACTATTCGGCCTGTTTACCGGCAATCGCAGTCTGCGACCGGTCGAAAGTTGGAATTACGATCTTTCAGCCGAGTGGTACTTCGACGATGTCGGCTCTCTGACAGCCGCGTTCTTCGCGAAGGATATTTCCAATCAAGAGATTTCCGGCGCGTCGGTGCAGGAGCTCACTAGTCCTGAAGGGACATCGATCGATGTCATTATCAACGGCCCGGTCAACTCCGACAGCAGCACGCTATACGGTGTGGAAGTGGCATATCAGGACACCTTCGAGTTCCTGCCCGGCCCACTTTCCGGCCTCGGAACGCAGCTGACATACACCTATGTCGATGCGGGCGCGTTCAATAACAACGATATCGGGGCGGAACGCAGTCCGTTCGCGCAGAACCTGCCGCTGACCGGCATTTCGAAGCACACGTACAACGCTGTCCTGTTCTACGAGATGTACGGTTTCTCTGCCCGCGCAGCATACAATTGGCGCGACGAATATCTGCTGACGACCAGGGATGTGATTTTCCCATTCCAGCCGATCTTCAACGAGTCGACCGGGCAGCTCGATGCATCGATTTTCTACGACCTGACGGACAATCTAAAAATCGGCGTTCAGGGCGTGAACCTGCTCGACGAAGTGACACGCACGAGCCAGGTGTTCGATTTCGATCAGACCCGCGTCACGCGCTCGGCCTTCCGCAACGATCGCCGCTTTACCTTCCTCGTCCGGTTCGATTTCTAA
- a CDS encoding LacI family DNA-binding transcriptional regulator produces the protein MGRRRQSVTIKHVAADAGVSLQTVSRVINNEANVRPEMKERVQASIDKLGYVPSIAAQRMSGSRSYLILALNDRERTMENWKAREGNDWVDQMLMGGMLQCAEHGYRLLLELVDTHDDNIQRELKATIAALQPDGVILTPPHSDNPLITDLLEKQKIPFARIGSRDNGGSISLTMGDNRMAAMATRYLIEKGHERIAFIAGAEEYALSHRRKQGWRDAMAQAGLSTEGLCERGDFSYASGEKATRALLSGSARPTAIIASNDQMAMAANAVAHEMGMRVPGDVSIISFDNTPVVRFVQPPLTAIDQPIAEVTSRAVDLVIAAHRGDDLPDMPVVVEGRLIERDSVARPRG, from the coding sequence GTGGGCCGCAGGCGGCAATCGGTAACCATCAAGCATGTGGCGGCGGATGCGGGCGTTTCCCTGCAGACGGTGAGCCGCGTCATCAATAACGAGGCCAATGTCCGCCCGGAAATGAAGGAGCGGGTGCAGGCGAGCATCGACAAGCTCGGCTATGTCCCCTCCATCGCCGCCCAGCGCATGAGCGGCTCGCGCTCCTATCTGATCCTCGCGCTGAACGATCGCGAGCGCACGATGGAAAACTGGAAGGCGCGCGAGGGGAACGACTGGGTCGACCAGATGCTGATGGGCGGCATGCTGCAATGCGCCGAGCATGGCTACCGCCTGCTGCTCGAGCTGGTCGACACGCATGACGACAATATCCAGCGCGAATTGAAGGCGACCATCGCCGCATTACAGCCGGACGGCGTGATCCTGACGCCGCCGCATTCGGACAATCCGCTGATTACCGATCTGCTGGAAAAGCAGAAAATCCCCTTCGCCCGCATCGGTTCGCGCGACAATGGCGGGAGCATCTCGCTGACCATGGGCGATAACCGCATGGCCGCGATGGCGACGCGTTACCTGATCGAGAAGGGGCATGAACGCATCGCTTTCATCGCCGGTGCGGAGGAATATGCGCTCAGCCATCGACGCAAGCAGGGCTGGCGCGATGCAATGGCGCAAGCCGGCCTTTCGACAGAAGGCCTGTGCGAGCGGGGCGACTTTTCTTACGCTTCCGGCGAAAAGGCGACGCGCGCGCTGCTGTCCGGCTCGGCCCGGCCCACCGCGATCATTGCCAGCAACGACCAGATGGCGATGGCCGCCAACGCGGTGGCGCACGAAATGGGCATGCGGGTGCCGGGCGACGTTTCCATCATCAGTTTCGACAACACACCGGTTGTGCGCTTCGTGCAGCCGCCGCTCACCGCGATCGACCAGCCTATCGCCGAAGTGACGAGCCGCGCGGTCGATCTGGTGATCGCGGCGCATCGGGGGGACGATCTGCCGGACATGCCGGTGGTGGTCGAAGGCAGGCTGATCGAACGCGATTCGGTCGCCCGCCCGCGTGGCTGA
- a CDS encoding MFS transporter, which yields MADTSIVDPADGQRTRFLLLYALAVAGGAVAYVPFLTILLPVRVEGVAGARSIEWLAYCAFAGAIAASLANIAFGWLSDITRNRRGWIAGGLVLSSAMLLALTQARDLPMLIAMLVVWQIALNMMLGPLSAWAGDVVPDRQKGLLGGLLAFAPALGAVSGALVTIPGLAAPDERMAIVAALVVACVAPVLIFGRPTPFPELMQPHEEPPLPDPHQPRRIVARMWLARLLVQVAEAALFAYLYLWLRSISPEIGDNDAAKVFGLVLFLAVPATLSVGRWADRADRPILPLAIAAGVSALALLAMAAAPGLTAALVAYAVFGLAAGMFLALHTAQTLRVLPRPQRRGRDLGVFNLTNTMPSLIMPPLTLGLVPVFGFGGLFIALATLAALACLLLGTTRIPR from the coding sequence GTGGCTGACACCTCCATTGTCGATCCGGCGGATGGGCAGCGGACGCGGTTCCTCCTGCTATACGCGCTGGCTGTCGCCGGGGGCGCGGTCGCCTACGTTCCCTTCCTGACGATCCTGCTGCCGGTGCGGGTCGAGGGGGTAGCGGGCGCGCGCAGCATAGAATGGTTGGCCTATTGCGCCTTTGCTGGGGCGATTGCCGCGAGCCTTGCGAATATCGCCTTCGGCTGGCTGTCCGACATCACCCGCAACCGGCGCGGCTGGATCGCGGGCGGGCTGGTGCTGAGCAGTGCGATGCTGCTGGCGCTAACCCAGGCGCGCGACCTGCCGATGCTGATCGCCATGCTCGTTGTCTGGCAGATTGCGCTCAACATGATGCTGGGGCCGCTATCGGCATGGGCGGGCGATGTCGTGCCGGATCGGCAGAAGGGGCTGCTCGGCGGCCTGCTCGCTTTCGCGCCCGCGCTAGGCGCCGTGTCCGGCGCTCTCGTGACCATTCCGGGCCTCGCCGCGCCGGACGAACGGATGGCGATCGTCGCTGCCTTGGTGGTCGCCTGCGTCGCGCCCGTGCTGATCTTCGGCAGGCCCACGCCTTTCCCCGAGCTCATGCAGCCGCATGAGGAGCCACCCTTGCCGGACCCACACCAACCGCGACGGATCGTGGCGCGCATGTGGCTCGCCCGGCTGCTGGTGCAGGTCGCGGAGGCGGCGCTGTTCGCCTATCTCTATCTCTGGCTGCGTTCGATCAGTCCCGAAATCGGCGACAATGACGCCGCAAAGGTTTTCGGACTGGTCCTGTTCCTCGCCGTCCCGGCCACGCTTTCGGTCGGGCGCTGGGCGGACCGGGCGGACAGGCCGATCCTGCCGCTGGCCATCGCTGCAGGGGTGAGCGCGCTGGCGCTGCTCGCCATGGCCGCCGCGCCCGGTCTGACGGCGGCGCTTGTCGCCTATGCCGTGTTCGGCCTGGCCGCAGGCATGTTCCTGGCGCTGCACACGGCGCAGACCCTGCGTGTCCTGCCGAGGCCGCAGCGCCGCGGGCGCGACCTTGGCGTGTTCAACCTCACCAACACCATGCCCTCGCTCATCATGCCGCCGCTGACGCTCGGGCTGGTGCCGGTCTTCGGCTTTGGCGGCCTGTTCATCGCGCTCGCCACGCTGGCCGCGCTCGCCTGCCTGCTGCTCGGCACCACGCGCATTCCGCGCTAG